From Tiliqua scincoides isolate rTilSci1 chromosome 2, rTilSci1.hap2, whole genome shotgun sequence, the proteins below share one genomic window:
- the LOC136638696 gene encoding olfactory receptor 1Q1-like, with protein sequence MEKGNITTVFEFVLLDISSQQDGHVLFVVFLIMYLITVLGNLTIIMAIRLNSHLLRTPMYFFLSNLSLVDICFTTATVPKMLANTLSSVSKISYGGCLAQMFFFIVFGMTDNLMLATMALDRYMAICHPLHYATLMSNRVCKLLVAACWLVSHLHSLLHTLLMSRLSFFGSNHIPHFFCDVFPLLKISSSTTHLNTLAVHTEGALIVNGALAFIAFSYARILMAVLRIPSIEGKRKAFSTCGSHLTMVAMFYGTVIWVYFQPSSNFSPDNDAFAAIMYTMVTPMLNPFIYTLRNDKMKEALRKIFSRKLNY encoded by the coding sequence ATGGAGAAGGGCAATATCACCACTGTTTTTGAATTCGTCCTCCTTGACATCTCAAGCCAGCAGGATGGACATGTGTTATTCGTCGTTTTCCTGATCATGTACCTCATTACAGTGCTGGGAAATCTTACCATCATCATGGCCATAAGGCTGAATAGCCATCTCCTCCgtacccccatgtatttcttcctcagtAACCTCTCTTTGGTGGACATTTGCTTCACAACAGCCACTGTGCCCAAGATGTTAGCCAATACACTCTCTAGTGTAAGTAAGATCTCCTATGGTGGCTGCTTGGCACAGATGTTCTTCTTTATTGTCTTTGGCATGACCGATAACCTTATGTTGGCAACCATGGCACTGGATCGGTACATGGCCATCTGTCACCCACTACACTATGCCACACTGATGAGCAACCGAGTCTGTAAGCTGTTGGTAGCTGCCTGCTGGTTGGTCTCTCACCTTCACTCTCTCCTGCACACTCTCCTGATGTCTCGCCTCTCTTTCTTTGGCTCCAATCATATACCCCACTTTTTTTGCGATGTCTTTCCATTGCTCAAGATCTCTTCTTCCACAACACACCTGAACACTCTGGCAGTTCACACAGAAGGTGCCCTGATTGTCAATGGAGCACTAGCATTCATTGCCTTCTCCTATGCACGCATCCTGATGGCTGTGCTCAGGATTCCATCCATAGAAGGCAAGCGGAAGGCTTTCTCCACCTGTGGATCCCACCTGACCATGGTGGCCATGTTCTATGGCACTGTCATTTGGGTCTACTTCCAGCCCTCATCCAATTTCTCACCTGATAATGACGCATTTGCTGCCATCATGTACACAATGGTCACTCCCATGCTCAACCCCTTCATCTACACTCTGAGGAATGACAAAATGAAAGAGGCCCTGAGGAAGATTTTCAGCAGGAAGTTAAACTACTAA